A genomic stretch from Candidatus Hydrogenisulfobacillus filiaventi includes:
- a CDS encoding protein of unknown function (Evidence 5 : Unknown function), producing MHTSSASASGTILYYGIFALFIVMIVWMFWQQSRQQKEKQKFQAGLRRGDRVVTQGGLIGTVRDIRGDRAVLEVGEHLRVEVLLSAVSQRYEPAGGAGGAPAGKEARPAEAPKDGKAPAGSGKGKRGR from the coding sequence ATGCACACCAGCAGCGCTTCGGCATCGGGGACCATCCTGTATTACGGCATCTTTGCCCTTTTTATCGTCATGATCGTGTGGATGTTCTGGCAGCAGAGCCGGCAGCAGAAGGAGAAGCAGAAGTTCCAAGCCGGCCTGCGCCGGGGCGACCGGGTGGTCACCCAGGGGGGCCTCATTGGGACCGTGCGGGACATCCGCGGCGACCGGGCGGTGCTGGAGGTGGGGGAGCACCTGCGGGTGGAGGTGCTGCTGTCCGCGGTGAGCCAGCGCTACGAACCGGCGGGCGGGGCGGGGGGCGCACCGGCCGGCAAGGAGGCCCGGCCGGCAGAAGCCCCTAAGGACGGCAAGGCGCCCGCGGGGAGCGGCAAGGGCAAGCGCGGCCGCTAG